The Gallus gallus isolate bGalGal1 chromosome 28, bGalGal1.mat.broiler.GRCg7b, whole genome shotgun sequence genome has a segment encoding these proteins:
- the TIMM13 gene encoding mitochondrial import inner membrane translocase subunit Tim13 has translation MEGGFGSDFGSDFGSGAGGGGKLDPGLIMEQVKVQIAVANAQELLQRMTDKCFRKCIGKPGGALDNSEQKCIAMCMDRYMDAWNAVSRAYNSRLQRERANM, from the exons ATGGAGGGCGGCTTCGGCTCCGACTTCGGTTCCGATTTCGGCTCCGGGGCCGGCGGGGGGGGCAAGCTGGACCCGGGGCTCATCATGGAGCAGGTGAAGGTGCAGATCGCCGTGGCCAACgcgcaggagctgctgcag CGTATGACGGATAAATGCTTTCGGAAGTGCATCGGGAAGCCCGGCGGAGCGCTGGACAACTCGGAGCAG AAGTGCATCGCCATGTGCATGGACCGCTACATGGACGCCTGGAACGCGGTTTCTCGCGCCTACAACTCCCGGCTGCAGCGGGAGAGAGCCAACATGTGA